CAAACCGTCTAAAACTGGAATTACCTCTTTATTAAATGATGAGAAATTTAATCTTGTACCAGAGTCATTGGAACGTCTTCACCGTAGACAGAGTTTCCAGGAAGATCCGAACTATTCAACAATAAAAGATAAGCGCGAAAAGCGAGATGAGTTAAAGGAGAAAAAGTTTCAGGCACAACAAAAGAAAGAAAGTTAGTTAGTAAACAGAGGGCAAGGGAGGTGTCATCATTTTAAATGAAATGTGAATGGTGTGAATCCGCTAATGTAACAAAGATAACCTGTACTGTTTTTTGGGAGCTGCCTGATGGAACGCGTGCCATTGAAATTACCGATACACCTGGTATGAAATGTGCCTCATGTGGGATGGAATATCAAGATGAAAAAATAATTGAGGAGCTAGAAGATCAGTTGTTTCTTATTGATACAAAGAAAGTGGATAAAGTGATTTCTTTCCAATCGTTAATGACAATGCCAAGGTTTTTAAAACGCAACTATTTTAAATTTTAGCGTTGTTTATGTAAAAGAAAGAGGCGATCGTATGAAGCGGTCATTATTAATTAAACCAACCATGAATGAGCAATATCCAACAGTGAGTTATGGGAAGGAGATTTATTTATACGATAATAAGGGCAAGCGATATATTGACGGATCCTCAGGTGCAGTTACAGCGAGCCTTGGTCATGGGGTATACGAAATTATTAAAAGCATGCAGAATCAAGCAAATAAAGTTTCATTTGTTTATCGTTCTCAATTTACTTCAGAGCCTGCTGAACGTCTGGCTGAGAAATTAAACAAACTAGTTGATGCTGATGAAGATTATTGGTCCTTTTTTGTAAATAGCGGATCAGAAGCAACGGAAACCGCGATGAAGGTTGCAATTCAATATTGGCAGGAACAAGGGAATTTTAAGAAGCAAAGAATTTTGTCGCGGTGGGTGAGCTACCATGGGATCACCCTCGGTGCGTTATCTATGTCTGGGCACATAAATCGCAGGGAACGATTTGTTTCCTTACTTGAGGATTATCCCTCTGTTACAGCTCCTTATTGCTACAGATGTTCTTTTGATAAAACCTATCCAACTTGTCAGTTAATGTGTGCACATGAAGTGGAAGCAGCAATAAAAAGAATTGGAGCTGATCATATTGCTGGTTTCATCGCTGAGCCAATTATTGGTGCAGCAGGAGGTGTGATCGTACCTCCGGACGGATATTATCAGAAAGTTAGAGAGATATGCGATCGCTACAACATTTTATTTATAGCAGATGAAGTGATGACGGGAATCGGGAGAACTGGAAAAATGTTCGGCCTGGATCATTGGGGAGTAAAGGCTGATATTGTTGCACTCGGAAAAGGGATGAGTGCAGGCTTTACTCCAATGGCTGCAACTCTCGTGAGTGAAAAAGTGATGAAACCGATTCTAGAAGGCTCAAATTCTATCATGAGTGGCCATACGTATAGTGCCAACCCTCAATCAGCAGCAAGTGCTTTAGCTGTTTTAGAATATATTGAGAATAATAACCTAGTAGATAAGGTAAAAGAAAATGGCACATACTTGCTGAAAAGACTTAAAGAAGAATTATCCAACCTTGAAATAATTGGCGATATACGTGGGAAAGGACTAATGATTGGGGTTGAGTTTGTTTCTGACAAAAATATAAAGCAATCATTTCATAATAATGGTGCTGTTACGAACAAGATAGTAAAAAAAGCTAGAGAAAAAGGCTTATTAATCTATCCATCCTCCGCAGGTCAAGATGGGGTAGGTGGAGATGCGATTATCATTTCTCCTCCCTTTATTATCTTAAAAGAAGAAATAGAGGAACTTGTTTCTATTCTTATGGAAGTTGTCTCCGACATTCAGAAGGAGCTAGGACTAACAGGGGGAACAGACCATGAAGCAATCAATGTCCAAAAAGAGGATAAATAAAGTTGGGAGTTTAGATGAAGGTTTTTCCCGAATTAGTGATGGATGTTCACTTATGTTTGGTGGATTTGGAGGAGTAGGAAATCCACCAACTATTATAAATGGCATACTTCAAAAGGGAATAAAGGATTTAACACTCATAGGAAATGATGCTGGATTTCCTACAATAGGAATTGGGCAAGTGGTCAGTCAAGGAAGGGCGAAAAAAATGATTGTCTCCCATATTGGGTCAAATCCGGTTGCAGGGCAGTTGATGATAGATGGGAAAATGGAAGTTGAATTTTGTCCTCAAGGAACATTGGCAGAACGAATTAGGGCAGGTGGAGTTGGTCTTGGAGGAATTCTCACTGATATCGGGATTGATAGCATGATTGAAGAAGGAAAACAAAAAATCAAGATAAACGATCAAAACTATTTAGTAGAAACAGCACTCACTGCAGATGTTTCAATTGTTTACGCCAAAAAAGCAGATACCTTCGGAAATCTTGTTTATGAAACAAGTGCCCGAAATAACAATCCCTTAGTAGCAATGGCTGGTCGATATACAATCGTCGAAGCTGAACAAATCGTCGAAACAGGAGCACTTGACCCAGAAGCCATCATCACACCAGGCGTATACGTTGACATTGTCGTACAAAGCGAAGGGATCGATTGGAAATGGGCTTTGGGAGTGATGGTGCCTGTTCCGAGGAGACGTGGATTTGGTGCCTGTCACTTCCCGGGTTTTGACTGTTTATGTCGAAATTCGTTAAGGGGAGGTTAGAAAGTGATGGCAGAATTAGATGCTAGAAATAGAATTGCCAAACGTGCAGCTAAGGAAATTGAAGAAGGAATGATTGTGAATTTAGGAATTGGAATTCCTTCACTGGTACCAAATCATTTACCCGAAAAACTACAGGTTATGTTTCAGGCAGAAAACGGAATTTTAGGAATGGGTGAGTCACCCAAAAAGGGAGAAGAGAATCCAACTTTGTGCAATGCAGCTGGGTTTCCGGTGACGATCGTGCCGGGAGCATCTTATTTTGATAGTGCAACAGCTTTTGGAATGATTCGTTCAGGATATTTAGATATGACCATTCTTGGTGGACTGCAAGTGAGTGAAGAAGGTGATTTGGCAAACTGGATTGTACCTGGTAAACGAATACCTGGTATTGGTGGGGCGATGGAGTTAGCTAAAAAAGCGAAAAAAGTCATTGTTTTAATGAATCATTGTGATAAAAAAGGGCAGTCCAAAATTGTTAAAACATGTACACTTCCTTTAACCGCAAAAAGGTGTGTTAGCATGATTATTACAGAAATGGCGGTAATTGAAGTAACAAATGAGGGTTTACTCTTAAAAGAAGTGATGAAACCATATTCAGTTGAAGAAGTTGTGAGTCTAACAAATGCTAAATTACAACTATCAGAAAATAGTAAGAATTGTACCTACTAAATAGAGATGGGGGATGAAGGGTGAACGAAGAACGAGAGATGCTTCGGGCACAAATAAACCAATGGCTTACTAATAATCATGATCATGGAATAAAGCTATTACAAAAATTAGTTCAAGAAAATAGTATTCAAGGGAATGAGCGAAAAGCTCAAACAATTGTTATTGAAAAGCTACGTCAAATTGGTTTAAAAGTGGATGCGTGGGAGCCTGAGGGGAAACAGCTAGTTGAACATCCTTACTTTGCTTCACCAAGAAATAAATTTAAAGGCAGTTTAAATGTTGTTGGTGTATTAAAGGGAACTGGTGAAGGCCGATCTCTTATATTAAACGGACATATTGATGTTGTGCCAGAGGGTGATGTAACACAGTGGGATCAGCAACCTTATAGCGGGAAGGTTGTTGATGGAAAGCTTTATGGTCGTGGTGCAACAGATATGAAGGGTGGAAATGTTTCCCTTCTTTTGGCATTATCTGCTCTACGTGCACTAGGTATCCCATTGAAGGGAGATGTTATTTTTCAAAGTGTAATAGAAGAAGAAAGTGGAGGCGCTGGCACACTAGCAGCGATACTAAGAGGTTACCAGGCTGATGCTGCCCTCATTCCTGAGCCGACAAATATGAAAATATTCCCGAAGCAGCAGGGATCAATGTGGTTTCGGTTAAATGTTAAAGGTCTAGCTGCACACGGAGGAACACGGTATGAAGGGGTCAGTGCTATTGAAAAATCTATGGTCGTTATTGAACATATTAAAAAACTTGAAAAAAGTAGAAATGAGCGTATTACAGATCCCCTCTATAAGAATATCCCTATTCCTATCCCTATTAATATAGGGAAAATTGAAGGTGGAGATTGGCCCTCATCTGTCGCTGATCTTGTCAACTTAGAAGGAAGAGTAGGGATTTCTCCCGATGAGACGATAGAGCAAGCTCAAAAAGAATTTGAGAAGTGGATTCAGGCCCTAGAAACAGTAGATCCGTGGTTTGCTAAATATCCAGTTTCTCTTGAATGGTTTGGAGCAAGATGGGTTCCGGGTTCAATTGATCTTAATCATCCATTCATGTCTTCATTATCAAAAAGCTACTCAAAAGTTACAGGTGAGCAACCAGTTATTGAAGCATCTCCATGGGGAACAGATGGTGGCTTGTTAACTACAGTTGGTTCAACTCCAACCATTGTGTTTGGACCGGGTGTTACTGAAAAAGCGCACTACCCAAATGAATACATTGAAATTAATAAAGTTTTTGAAGCTGCTGAAATTATTGCGCTAACAATTGTTGATTGGTGTGGAGTTGAACGGTAGCAGTCGCTTTCATTTAGAATATTCACTTTACAATACGCTAATCTCTTAAATAGGAGGGATTGGCGTAAAATACATACTAGAGAGCCATAATTATTTTTATATAAGTTTCTTGAAAATTCTAAATAGAGGAAATATACAATCGCGAAATTAGGTGAATGATGAAAAAATGTGTATAATCATTTGTAGCAAGAATGATTCCGTACTAGATTTCTATTTTAAAAGCCTTAATTGCTTATGGAGTCAAAAAGAGAGGAAGGATACATATTGAGTACGATTGTTTCTACTTTACCAAAGTTTGATCATGTAGGAAGTTTCCTACGACCACAGCGTATAAAAGATGCACGTAAACAGCATGCCGAAGGAAGTATAACAACTGATGAATTAACGAAAATAGAAAATGAAGAAATTACAAATTTAGTTGCTAAGCAAAAAGAAGTAGGTTTAAAAACAATTACTGACGGAGAATTTAGACGCGGTTGGTGGCACTTCGATTACTTAGCTGGATTAGAAGGTATTGAGGTTGTTGAAACTGAGCGTGGTGTACCATTCCATGATGTGGAGACTTCTGCTTTTAATATTCGGATTAATGGCAAAATTAAGTTTAATAATCATTATATGCTGGAGCATTTCCGTTTCTTAAAAGAAGTAGTTGGTAACGAAGGTCATATTGCAAAAATGATTATTCCAAGTCCAAATATGATTTTCTTTAGAGAAGGAATCGGCAGTGATTTTGAAAAACAATT
This Metabacillus endolithicus DNA region includes the following protein-coding sequences:
- a CDS encoding YokU family protein; its protein translation is MKCEWCESANVTKITCTVFWELPDGTRAIEITDTPGMKCASCGMEYQDEKIIEELEDQLFLIDTKKVDKVISFQSLMTMPRFLKRNYFKF
- a CDS encoding aspartate aminotransferase family protein; this encodes MKRSLLIKPTMNEQYPTVSYGKEIYLYDNKGKRYIDGSSGAVTASLGHGVYEIIKSMQNQANKVSFVYRSQFTSEPAERLAEKLNKLVDADEDYWSFFVNSGSEATETAMKVAIQYWQEQGNFKKQRILSRWVSYHGITLGALSMSGHINRRERFVSLLEDYPSVTAPYCYRCSFDKTYPTCQLMCAHEVEAAIKRIGADHIAGFIAEPIIGAAGGVIVPPDGYYQKVREICDRYNILFIADEVMTGIGRTGKMFGLDHWGVKADIVALGKGMSAGFTPMAATLVSEKVMKPILEGSNSIMSGHTYSANPQSAASALAVLEYIENNNLVDKVKENGTYLLKRLKEELSNLEIIGDIRGKGLMIGVEFVSDKNIKQSFHNNGAVTNKIVKKAREKGLLIYPSSAGQDGVGGDAIIISPPFIILKEEIEELVSILMEVVSDIQKELGLTGGTDHEAINVQKEDK
- a CDS encoding CoA transferase subunit A; the encoded protein is MKQSMSKKRINKVGSLDEGFSRISDGCSLMFGGFGGVGNPPTIINGILQKGIKDLTLIGNDAGFPTIGIGQVVSQGRAKKMIVSHIGSNPVAGQLMIDGKMEVEFCPQGTLAERIRAGGVGLGGILTDIGIDSMIEEGKQKIKINDQNYLVETALTADVSIVYAKKADTFGNLVYETSARNNNPLVAMAGRYTIVEAEQIVETGALDPEAIITPGVYVDIVVQSEGIDWKWALGVMVPVPRRRGFGACHFPGFDCLCRNSLRGG
- a CDS encoding 3-oxoacid CoA-transferase subunit B; protein product: MAELDARNRIAKRAAKEIEEGMIVNLGIGIPSLVPNHLPEKLQVMFQAENGILGMGESPKKGEENPTLCNAAGFPVTIVPGASYFDSATAFGMIRSGYLDMTILGGLQVSEEGDLANWIVPGKRIPGIGGAMELAKKAKKVIVLMNHCDKKGQSKIVKTCTLPLTAKRCVSMIITEMAVIEVTNEGLLLKEVMKPYSVEEVVSLTNAKLQLSENSKNCTY
- a CDS encoding peptidase; this translates as MLRAQINQWLTNNHDHGIKLLQKLVQENSIQGNERKAQTIVIEKLRQIGLKVDAWEPEGKQLVEHPYFASPRNKFKGSLNVVGVLKGTGEGRSLILNGHIDVVPEGDVTQWDQQPYSGKVVDGKLYGRGATDMKGGNVSLLLALSALRALGIPLKGDVIFQSVIEEESGGAGTLAAILRGYQADAALIPEPTNMKIFPKQQGSMWFRLNVKGLAAHGGTRYEGVSAIEKSMVVIEHIKKLEKSRNERITDPLYKNIPIPIPINIGKIEGGDWPSSVADLVNLEGRVGISPDETIEQAQKEFEKWIQALETVDPWFAKYPVSLEWFGARWVPGSIDLNHPFMSSLSKSYSKVTGEQPVIEASPWGTDGGLLTTVGSTPTIVFGPGVTEKAHYPNEYIEINKVFEAAEIIALTIVDWCGVER